The nucleotide window ATTACACAATAGCCCAACAATCACAATTGTAGAGCCATTAATGCAAGTTGTTGTACAATTAGCTATACATGCATCTTAGAATCCCTTTAATACCAATGCCTGTCCTGATGCCAATGTTGTGATCTTGAATGCAGCCAGCCCAGGTGTAGGTCAGCCATAGCAGCATCCTGTTAGCTacatcctctccacacacatggCGATGCCCATCCCTCCTCCGATACACAGAGAAGCCACGCCCCTTTGACCTCCTGTCCTCTGGAGCGCGTGCAGTAGGGTCACCAGCACCCGGCAGCCTGACATGCCGATGGGGTGGCCCAGGGAGATGGCCCCCCCGCTCACATTCACCTACAGGGAGGAGCCCGACCAGGCAACAGGGTGGCAGGAAGTGAGTCATAGTCACATTTGAAGGTTGAAGAAGTATGGTTAGTTAATGGTGAGATGTTAGAGAAGTACTCACTTTATCAGGGTTAAGGCCAAGCTCTTTCACAACAGCGATGGATTGGGCAGCAAAGGCTTCGTTGATCTCAAACAAGTCAACTTGATCCAGCTGCCACCCTGCCTTCTCAACCTGGTGGACACCAAACTGGTTTCAGACTCAAGTCCTAGattttatgggtgtgtgtactcCCTGGGAACTCGGCCCCAGGTTTATGATTGGTTCTCACCGCTTTCCTGATGGCTGGGATTGGCCCAGTTCCCATTATTGAGGGGTCAAGGCCGGCCTGAGACCAGGACACAATCCTGGCCATGGGTTTCaggcccctcctctcagcctctgattggctcatgAGAACAGTTGCTGCAGCTCCATCATTTATACCTGAGAAGATAATGTGAATAAAATATGAActcattacattacatgtaCTGTGTGTCTATATAAAGAGACACCATACTAGACAACCAATTGCCCTTGGAGTGGTTAGCTGGCAAGCTGCCATTGGATAAATAAATTAGGGAATCTCAGTGACATCGTAATCTCTCTGCAGTGTGACAGCCCCTCCCATACCAGAAGCGTTGCCGGGAGTGACGGTGCCACTGCTGTCCTTCACGAAGCAGGGCCTGAGTTTGGACATGGCGTCCATGTTGCTCCCGTGACGAGGAAACTCGTCCACTTTCACCTCCACAGGTCCTGTAGGGAGAGGAACGTTATGAATCAGCTGAACTAAAAACATGGAACATGGAGCCTGAATATGGGTCGCACAGGTCTCAGGAATAAATGGTCGAAGTGAAAATATATCAATCTTCTTGCCTTTTCTGGAAGGCAGCATGACCGGTACGATCTCCTGGTTAAAGTGTCCAGCCTTCTGGGCGGCCTCTGTCTTGTTCTGGGACTGAACGGCAAACTGGTCCTGCTCCTGACGACTCACACTCCACTGCTTGGCCACGTTCTCAGCTACGCCAGGACAGACAACAAGCACACCAGCCTGAGATCCACAGAATACTTCCTCATACGTCGAGGGGGATTTAGTAAGTAGCATGTTATTAGCCAATTAGTGTAATCTATAAAAGTGTGTCAAAATCACTCATTTCATCAAGAAGTGTATCCAAAATACAGGTGCCATTAGTAAATAAAGTATAGTGTGACGTCCTGGCCCTGACCTGTGATGCCCATGTGGTACCCATGGAAGGCATCCGTCAGGCCATCAGCCACCATGGAGTCCTGCATGGAGGCGTCTCCCATCTTCACGCCCACACGCATCTGTACGGTGTGGGGAGcctgagtggaggagagggatcaGAGGAGAAGTGTTGTTTCAGAACTGGACCGGAATTCTCTACAGCTCTATTTCTACCTCTCTGCTCTATTGGACTTACCCGGCTCATGCTTTCCATCCCCCCTGCCACGACCACAGTGGACTCTCCCATCTGGATGGATTGGGCCCCCAGACACACGGCCTTCAGCCCAGAGCCACAAACCATCTGACAGCTCCAGGCTGGGACCAGGTAAGGGATACCTGCCCCAACACTGGCCTGGCGGGCAGGGTTCTGCCCATGACCTGGACAGAGAAAGGAGGTAAAAGAAGGGGcagaatggaggaggagagggaaggaaagggggaggagagggaaggaaagggggaggagagggaaacacaggagaagggaaggagaactTCATACATCATTCTTAAGATTTAATTTCTAAAAAGAGCTAATTGTAATGCCAAGAATGGCCATGCACAATTCCCTTTGACCAAATGGTTACCACATCCTAACCTGCTGTCAGTACATGTCCCATAATGACCTCAGACACGTCCTCTGGCTTCACGCTGGCCCGCCTCAGCACGTCCTTTATCACCACGGAACACAGGTCCTGCAGCAGCATCGAGGACAGGGCACCATTAAAAGACCCTGGACAGCAAAGGGGAAAACGGTCAGTTTATAAACTTTTTTTCTTAGCTTCAGTGTGAGTGATCAATAGGCCTACTATGTTTATGACCAAGTACATACCGAAAACAGAATTAGCCTCACAGAAACAAGCCAAAACGGACTAAAATCTTTAACATATCTATCGATTAGCATTAATATCTATCATTTCACATTGTTACAAGATATTGTAGCTGATATCTGACTGTCAAGGTTGCAATGTTGCAACAACGATACACAACATCAAACACACGCCCACTGATGCTCATCGTTTCATCTACAGGCATTCGCTCTCCACCATGGCACTATGACCAGCGAGCCAATGAGCGAATCGAGAATGTGGGCAGAACGTAAAGCAGCCAATCACGGCAGAACATTGGTGATTCATTCATGGTCAGCGATCTGACGAGTGAAGCACTCTATCTAATTAAATTTACCTATCTAGTAATAAACAGATGCGATATTGAGAAATAATTATACACAAGTGTATTCTATGAAGCATCTTTTTCTTTTCGTTGTCTACAGTAATTTCGTTAAATAAGCATGCAAGCATTGATTGTTGTACGGAGGAGCATAAACCTAGCAAGCCCGGTGAAGTTACGTAGCTAGTAGCCTACAGCTAACGTTAATATATTGGACAAAAAAACTGAAGATTCAAGACCGGTTACCAATGGGGGTCCTTGCTGCAGAGACGATAACGACATGCTCGGTGTTCATGTTGACGTGTAGGTAAAGAATCCCTCTAACGTTCCTCTGTGACTGTAACGCTGTAGTGTTGTGGTTGGTGAGGATGTCATCTGCCTTCTTTCAATGGACTCGTTGACAGTTAAGCTTGGTTATAGCTCCTTCACGTGGATGGGAGGACTCATGTTTGGGATGTTTTAAACAGGTTTCGTCAATTAATGTCCTCGTTAATCATAAACTACTTGTTGGGTTGTTTTGTCCTAGTTGGCGTGCACGGCTGAATGAAGACGTCTGAGTCATATTAAAAGTATTTATTGATATTTGGTCAGTACATGAAAAGTCAGAATAATACGAATCCAACAAGATACACGGTGTAGAAATTACAAGTCAACCAGAAACTTAGTTTTACCAAGGAtggacatttttaaaactgaaaaAAACAGGTCAACATCTAAAACAAGACATTCTTTGAACATTGCAAAGCTACTTGTGAAATTGTGTTTATTGACCTTAATTGATTCACAACAGATGTTTAAAAAAGACCTGAAAAAATCCCCAGACTACATTCAAATAACTGAGCAAATTAAGATATTTCTATCTTGAATACGAAAAAATTAAACTCAAAATCTACGAACATTAATTAATTCACATAATATTCCTGTTGAGCAATGCATGTGATTTAAGTGTCACGATAGGCAAGGAAGAGGGGTAGaggaaaaacaaaataaaaaatacagtttATGGACAGAAGTACTGTTACTATGGTTTGTCGAtgtggtttgtgtttttgtatcaAAAGAAAAGACAGAAGTATGTTTTACAAAACAAAGTACATTACAAAACCACACTGTCATTCATGCTTGAGTCTAGGCCGTTCTGAGCATGCCGAGACCCCCCAGTCCTGGTTCCCTTGGCGATGGGCACCGTCTTGTCCTCGTGGGGGTCGATATTGGAGTCTGTGTCATTTGAGTGCTGTGTCAGGGACGTCTCGCTGCCTGTGGGAGAGTCCACGCTCTCGTAGCTCGTGCTCAGCTGGCTCCCAAAGCGGCCTGCACCCCCGACGGCCCCCACCACGCTAGTCTGGGCCCCTGCCTCCTCTGAGTGGTTGGAGAGTTTtgtctcggcctccccggggctGTAGGCCATGGGGGACATGGGGAAGTCTTCCTCCGTGCTGCTCAGCTCGCGGTACAAGCTGGGAGTGACCGTCTCGCTTCGTTGGGAGGAGGCGTCGCCATTGCTTGGTCCGTTGGACACCCTGCCACAGTTTTTCTCGGCCGGGTCGGTGGAGAGGGTTGCAGTGGGAGGCTCCATCTGGGAGGGGGGCTCGGAGGTACAGGGGGAAGTCCTGCTGGGCCCGGCCCCGGCTGAGGAGCCCTGGTTCAGGGTGAGCTGCTGGCGAGAGTCcttgagctgctgctggaggaccAGGATGGTGCTCTGCatgccctccacctcctcatccaGCTGGATGATGAAGTCGTTCAGCTCTGGGGAGGagaccaaacacacagagacaaccacACCCGTCAAAACCAAGACAGAAGCTTGCTTGCACAACATTTTTCGCAGAAGTTTCTCATGAATACCCATTACAAAGAACAGTGTGGCGTCTTGTTGCTGGTAACAGAGTCAATAGCAATTAGGAGAGGGACAATGAGGGCcgtttgtgtgttgtgatgcTGTGAGAGACGAAAGATGGTGTAGACACAGTAGAGTACATATGATACAGAGGAAGTAACAATAGAGTAGAGATGGAGACATTGAGTAACAAGAGTGGAGTTTAAAACAATGAGCAAATCAGGAAGTAGAGGTAtgaaagagaaagtgtgtttCCCCTCACCATCCTGGCTGCTCTTGAGCTCCTCGCTGTACTTCTTCTGCAGTGCCAGCTCAGCCTCCAGCTGGGCGATGCGTCCTTGGGACAGCTGGCGGCCCAGCTCCTGGTTCTCCTGGATCAGCATGCGGCACTTGGCCATCAGCTTCTTCCCCGTCTGGCTGCAAGGGAGACAGGCCTGACATCACACAGGTGAACCACAGCACAAGCACCACAGGCCAGGCCAAGCCAGGCACACCAGCATGTCCATCAGTCCCAACCTTGATCTCAGTCTGGCAGCTTAGTTTGAATTTAacagcacagagacacagatggAGGACTTTGCCCGTCGTTCACAGTGCATGGAGGATGTTAGGAGGTCAGGGgagatacagacacatacagatacCAGGGAGACAAGACGGACATTATGGCAAACACAGGTTAATACAACGCTTGGGGATATTAACATTATACATACAACATATTTGAAGAATCAAAAAGGTGTATAACATGTTGTAACCTTTACCTTTGATGTACCAGCAAATGGGTTGCCAAGTGTTACTTCAGAAAACTTAAGATTTACAGTCAGAATGGCCAACTGTTAAAAGCTAAAAATCAATCCTTTAGGGATTAACCTTCAGCTCTTttaccaacaacaaaaaaacacttgcACTTACAAAAATCTCAGAGTAGAGCCAGACTCAAACAGCCCCATCAGCAATAAACCATCAAGTCTTCCAAATCAGAAGAAAAACTTAAGGTTGAAAAATGCTTTAAGAGCACAAACATATGATATTAGTAGGGGATCTGAGTTATTAACCACAAAAAAAAGTCCAAACGTTCAACTAAGCAGTACAAACGTTGAGCAACAcattgttggaatacagcaCCAGAAAACATGGCACGTTAGAAATCCTGTAACACGGCACACTGCTTTAGCATCACCAAGATCACAAGACTGGGTGTTTAGCTCATAAGGCACTGTAAAGGTCATGTTACCTAACCATCCAAAAATGCTAAGTAGGGAATTTGGTCTCTGATAGGAGTATATCTGTTAAATTAAAAACCAAGTACTTTTACCATCAGTTAGAAGGAGGATGACTCAAAGTCCCAGAGGGTTATGGGGGACCTAGCAGACGAGCTGAGCTGACCTAGCAGGAAGATTCTGTCAATAACTTCAACCACAGGTCAAACAATATTTTAATTTAAACCACAGGTTGCACCTCCTTTGAAAACTGTGTCTGAAAACCATACCCCATAAGTGAGAATTCAACATAaacatttaaagaaataaatTTGGGGGGCATCGTGGCATGGTGCTTCCTCTGCTTACTGTTTCTACAAACCTTTCACCTGTGGCAGAGGTATAAGAACATTGTAAGACATGAGCCGCAAGCACTATGATGTTTGTTACTTCATTATGGTCTAGTTAAGACTGAATAATGAAACACAGAAAGCCTAATAAGTCAATTTTTCCAGTTGATTACGTGCAAGTATGCTCAATAGCTGAGAAGTCAACTGGAATGACACACGCGATTGACCGAAACATGAAACAGGTCAATTTGACTCAAAGGTCTTTGGCTAGGAGGGAAAAAGTGATGTCAAccacaaatacaaaaaacagCATTGCACACAGAATAAATACATGATCGACATTATAAACTTGTAACATTACTTTGTTTGACATTTTGTATTCTGTAGGAAATCACTGAACTCACAGCACCAACCCAGTGTATGTTTCACAATAAAAACTGACATAAGACAATTCATAATTTGTCAATGTTTCAGTTGAACTTGGTTTAGTGGTTGAGACACTGCGGTGAGCACTGAGAGTGATTGAGAACCAAAAGAGGAAAGCAAATCAAACAGGAACATAATAAATAACCAACAAAATGAAACATGTAAATACCCTCTAACCGTGTGTGGGTCCGTGGATGTAGGGACCCTCACGCCTCGACCACAGTCCCTTCTAGGCTGAGGgtctggctcctcccccacagTCTTAAACATTCTAGAGGCTCCTCCCCCACAGTCTTAAACACTCTAGTGGCCCCTCTCCCCAGTCTTACATCTTATCCTAGATATTTACCCCGTAGTACTCTACATCTGTTTGAAAAAGTCTGTAAGAGTCTTGAGTGCACTAGCGGGTATAGGTGTGGTGTACTCCACTGTTTAATGTCTTTATAAAAGGGTAAGGAAGGGGGAGATAGTCTTTATATGTTCAATCTGATGATTTTAAGGCTAGGGGGTactccctgctccagcagttTGCCCAAGACTGCCTGATCATTCTCCACCATAACCCCCCCCATTAAATCTGGACACTGTCTGGCTTGGGGCGGGGCATATCCGTGTCGGACGTGACCACCTCCTCAGGAACAGTTCgactcctccagccccctggaTGGTGGGGGAGGTAATAAAGAGCTGAAACACAAGTGTCACCTGACCACAAGTGTCACCTGACCAAACTGTCTTTTCACTTTAGATTATGTGATTTATGTAGCTgggacagtacacacacaaacatggcgtctttttttgtgggggggagggtggtggttgGGGTGGTTGTGGGGATTTTGTGATTTTATGTCTTTTTTTAAAAGTCTGAGTCTCGCGGTGAGTACATCGTTTCTCAGCCTTCCCGCCCACCATCGTTCCTGCAAGCCTGCAGTGGAGTGGGGCCGGGGGGAGTGAGGAAGTCTTGCCCTTttttgggagggggtgggtggagagggggggagttatTTTGATTGTCTTTACCTATCAGGTGTAAATTTCCAGGCACTCAATTCATTTTGGGCCTGCTCCAGTTTGTCTTTAGTCTGTTCCAGTTCGCCCTTCATTTTGAAGAAAAACAAGTTGATGGCCGGGTCCACCATGGACGAGCGCAGCTGGGCTGCACTGGGCTGCTGGACTTGCTTGAGGTACTGGATCTGGGTCTGCAGGAGTGAAGGACACAGGGTGTTACATGGTAACATGCACCAGTACATGACGTGCTACACAAATGTCAAGATTATCTTGCAGCATGCCTGAATGTTTCCACCATCTGCTGATTAGAAGTTTTGGAAATTTGACTGGATTTGCATTCTGTTTTTGCAGGTAGCTAAAACGCATCGTAAGAGATAGGGACAGCAGTAATATGATGGGAGCTTGACGATCACTGTGTCTATTGCTGACACCGAAGTGACAATGCATATTTTAATTTCTCACAGGCTCCTCTACTGTTTGCATTACACACAAGGGTCAACAGATATACAACAAAAAGGGGGAAAGAGTAATGACTAAACTCTCTTCAACAATATTGTGGCACAATCAGTTTAAATGACCTCAGTCGCCCTTACAGAACATTTGGGGGAATGACATTTGACTAGCGTGAAGCTGATTGCTGATCTGTTGTGCTGTCAGAGTGTAGAGGAAGCCCTGCCCAGCCAGGCAAGGACTCCCATCTTATCTTTATCATCTCCACAGGTCATGGGTTTTTGGACAAGGGTGAAGATTTTCACAAGGTGGTTGCAACTTAACATGTGTGAAACAAGCTACAGTCGAATCACAAAACGCAGATATTTCAACTGAAGATTTAAATAAGTGAACCATACATTGACATGTTGCAAGGCAATATGCTCCTGAGCCAAATTGCTTAGAACTCCAGGACAGATGGTCAGTCAGTTCTATCCAGAGGCCACAGGAAGCAGCATCATGAGATACGTACCGTACACTCTTGCATTTCCTGCTCCTTGGTGGCGAGGCGCATGACCAGGATGTTCTCTCTGCGGGCAGACTCCTGCTGCTGTTGCTTCAGCTTCTCCTCAGACTCCTTCAGGCCAGTCACATCGTTCGCTGGGACCGACAGTGAGAGATGCAATAAAACATTCACTTTCACATGTAGCAGTGATATTCAATCCCCATCACATTATAATATTATCAGCATCAgttttttttcctcccttttCCTTCTTCATGGGATTACTATTGCCACTACAACTGAGAGGATGACTTGGCATAAAAGCCCAGTGGGAGATTCAATGTGAACAGTTTCCAAATGGACATTTTGCTGAATCCTGTGGATTCAGTATTAAAGTTTATGAGCCACAGCGTCAGAACTTACAGTTGAGGTCAGCATATTTTGCTTCGAGGACCTGGACATAGGCGTCATGCTGCTTCCACCTGaggggagaaaacacacacactatgaacaCACTCCTGCCAAACTGACAAGGCATCCTCGACTGTTATTTCGCAGTTCGCTATTTTCTTATTTATCAGTCCAGAACAACTATTTacctcacacacagctcatcTCGTGTCAGGGTTTTCATGTCAGATTCATTGAGGCGAACCTGGACAGGAAAGATTTAACAACATAAGTTAGACGGAGTGGAGGGGGTGGACCTCATATTCAATAGCCAAAGAGCTGTGGATTAGATACAGTAAAAAATAACACTCTCACCTTCTTCGGGAGAGGTTCCTCATTAGTCATATTGAGGACCTGAAAGAAATGTGGCACACAGATGGTTAAAATATTACGTTTAGCTAGTACTAGTACGATGCATGTTCGCTGGCTAGCTAATGTTGTGAATTTTTGTCTGACAGCTAGctaacacatgcatacaaataTATGTATAACTATTAGGATGTATTTATTTGAGTACACGCACTGACAAATGCGACTGGAAGATGCATGCAGACTAGCTAGCACTAACTTACTTAGCTATTCAGCTAGCTAGGTTAGCATGACAGAAACAGCAAACTAAATGATCATGTAGTACGTGTAGCATATGTTGCTAAATGTTTACCCGAAAACTTAATTTTCTAAACGGGACTGGAAAGCGCACGTTTTGGCGTAGTTATGTAGCACCAGTCGTTAGTTACTTAATGTTTTCTATTTCTTGTTGTCATAAAATGGCGGTGGAGGAAGAGACTCTCCCTGCGTTCTTGTCTTGCTTAGCGCGGGCTCGTGTTTCTCAAAATTCTACGAGCACACTCACCGGACCCGTTTCTTTCGATTTAGAAACTTGGACGCTTAATGCCCCGCCACAGAAACGTACGAATGAAACAAATCGATAAATATCTAGTACAGCTAAGCTGTTGTTAATCGTGCGGGTTTGATACGGCCGCCATCATCAGGGAGAatgagggaaggagatgagCAAATTCCGCAAAGTATGAAGCGCCGCGGCAGCACAGCAGTGTTGCAGTGCTAAATGGGGCGGGGCGATTTCAACGTTTGGTTGTTGACACTCGCCATTAAAAAAACATAGTATTGAATCTAGCTCAAGGGGTCGACCCCGATTATATGCCGTTATTTCTGAGACAGGGAATATGTACCATAATAATAATTGGTGAaattatagatttttttttttttacattttactaaCAAAGTTTTACATAAATGAAACATACCCAGCCAGTCTCTCTTGCCTTCCACTGTTGTAAAGAGGCCATGTGGAGCAAACCACAAAGTGGAGCAAACCAGGTGggacacaaataaatacaaaaagaaaaagtttaagttaagtttttttttctcctataTTTATTTTaggtatttatttatgtatacaCAGATTATATAAATGTCATAACACTGTGATTTGGTTACTTGTGCGTGCAGTTCTTTGGgtaccaaaaaaaacaaaaaactgacGTACACACCCACGCATTGATAATGGTATATTCCCTGTCAGGTTGAAGTTGAAATTTCAAGGGCAGCGTGTGAAGTGTGTGATACTGTCAACCCCTCTAACTGAGAGCTGAATAAACTATGAGCATGCTGAGCAGAGTTGGCCATGTTCGCAGGTAAAATTCCAATGCACTCAAATTATTTTTCGGGTAGTAGCACTAGGCTAGCTATATTGCTATATTGCAAACCGAGTTGGGTAAAGTTATTAGCTCTAGCGCTAGTCATCTCTATCTCGGTGTGGAAATTTTCGACACTTGTTTACGTTGCTGCTAGCTACGCTACTAACTTAGTACAGTACACTACTATCACGCAATACACTTTAAATTAAACTAACCTATACATTATAGGTTTAGCTATAACTATCATTTGAAGTTAGCTAGCCTTAGCCGCGGGAGCACAGCCTAATCGCTTATATCGATCAGTCAGTTTGCTGTTCATGAAAGTAACCTTCCAAGCAAACAAACATTACTAGTtactagctagtctagctacatTTCAGTAATTGGCTACTTAATGCGGGGATCAGAAGAAGCTCTAGCTAAATTAGCTCTATAGATATTCTAGTCAGCAAGTTTGCCAACTGTCCTGCTGGGTGCGTAACCTAACGATATCTgtggttattgtgtgtgtgtgtgtgtgtgataatctAACTGACAGAGTTTGATCATGCTAAGAATCAGAGATTAACATTCACACTGGAAAGGAATGACCCCATTTAAACTTCTCTACTAGCTAATCCATTATCCATCCACAGTCAATTTCGGTTTAGTGTTATTTAGTGTTggagttattgggtgtgctcaagccttcggcgagagcacaacctttgttctctcacatatatattattattattattatttttatttttatttctttttgcccccctaaaactcagtaaatacttggcctacatagacaacgtaggtgtcaaaagtttcgtcttggtagcgattgagttgcttctattggaatttacgttccgttgcatggtttaagcttaaattaagtttttgtggcgaaaagtgaagctaacggtggctaatttgctagccacagtcactgacgttactaacgtcactgcgtcactaacgtcacgaaaacacgcgtgactacctttgccagaacattcctttagcatctgttaacttgggggatagctaggctaactatagctttactgcaaggcagctgcagaaacgccacaagaaaagaggccagggtgataactatttactcattttactttgtgatatgacacacaattgtgatgtgtaatgtacaatataagctgatattattaaggaagtacatctactttcggaaacagtagtctactatttcactgaagtattagcatcatgacattagcctgtgtttcccgggcaacacatactacagtggtctatgatgtagcgttatctgttttcaatcgttaaaataaacattcctcacatatacattttcgttgtaggatttattctgacattagaaaccgatttgttggtgaaattaccattacctgtggtttcaaaccagtgtagctcactgcaacgctgtagcttacgcgagacacactacaaaaacatctagctacagtacacagctttttaggaagtcaaacggcgacagaaaatgttcggcactccccttacttaaatcaaaagtctatctaactactaacctgaacttcattgccacagcctaaacgttgtcaatctgttcatgaaaataattaatttcagcctaaaccgtacaacggaacgttaaatccaattcaaccaacgcaatcgctaccaagacgaacacagcagtagcctagtactgtaccgtagtagtacaatttaccggggcagcttctcaacacagggctatatcgcattttgcgttgttactgacaatgatcgctaccagtgagctttttatgaatgagcaattttccactaaataaatgtcaagcttatttacgttttggggggcatattttcagttagcagatggtaccgtttgaattgcgattccatcttctactgccgggtaacgtcgtagaataatcttcaaaggggttgtttattcatgaatgaatgcaatatgagtaggctaaatgcctgaaaatatcatgagaagagaaaaacttaaaatgacgtttaaatcatagagattaggtcaatttttacaccggtctgcaataatgtcacgaaaacacgcgtgactacctttggcagaacattcgtttggcatctgttaacttgggggatagctaggctaactatagctttactgcaaggcagctgcagaaacgccacaaacaaagaggccagggtgataaatatttactcattttactttgtgatatgacacacaattgtgatgtgtaatgtacaatataagctgatattattaaggaagtacatctactttcggaaacagtagtctactatttcactgacatattagcatcatgacattagcctgtgttgcccgggcaacacatactacagtggtctatgatgtatctgttttcaatcgttaaaataaacattcctcacatatacattttcgttgtaggatttattctgacattagtaaacgatttgttggtgaaattaccattacctgtggtttcaaaccagtgtagctcactgcaacgctgtagcctactgtacccgagacactagtgtgagtagctaacaacaactcctcagctgtttaagtcaaacggcaacagaacatgttcggcactccccttactcaaaagtctttcagtagggaaactatctgactactaacctgaacttcattgccacagcctaaactttgtcaatctgttcatgaaaataattaatttcagcctaaaccgtacaacggaacgtttaa belongs to Osmerus mordax isolate fOsmMor3 chromosome 8, fOsmMor3.pri, whole genome shotgun sequence and includes:
- the wtap gene encoding pre-mRNA-splicing regulator WTAP, which produces MTNEEPLPKKVRLNESDMKTLTRDELCVRWKQHDAYVQVLEAKYADLNSNDVTGLKESEEKLKQQQQESARRENILVMRLATKEQEMQECTTQIQYLKQVQQPSAAQLRSSMVDPAINLFFFKMKGELEQTKDKLEQAQNELSAWKFTPDSQTGKKLMAKCRMLIQENQELGRQLSQGRIAQLEAELALQKKYSEELKSSQDELNDFIIQLDEEVEGMQSTILVLQQQLKDSRQQLTLNQGSSAGAGPSRTSPCTSEPPSQMEPPTATLSTDPAEKNCGRVSNGPSNGDASSQRSETVTPSLYRELSSTEEDFPMSPMAYSPGEAETKLSNHSEEAGAQTSVVGAVGGAGRFGSQLSTSYESVDSPTGSETSLTQHSNDTDSNIDPHEDKTVPIAKGTRTGGSRHAQNGLDSSMNDSVVL
- the acat2 gene encoding LOW QUALITY PROTEIN: acetyl-CoA acetyltransferase, cytosolic (The sequence of the model RefSeq protein was modified relative to this genomic sequence to represent the inferred CDS: deleted 2 bases in 1 codon); translation: MTSSPTTTLQRYSQRNVRGILYLHVNMNTEHVVIVSAARTPIGSFNGALSSMLLQDLCSVVIKDVLRRASVKPEDVSEVIMGHVLTAGHGQNPARQASVGAGIPYLVPAWSCQMVCGSGLKAVCLGAQSIQMGESTVVVAGGMESMSRAPHTVQMRVGVKMGDASMQDSMVADGLTDAFHGYHMGITAENVAKQWSVSRQEQDQFAVQSQNKTEAAQKAGHFNQEIVPVMLPSRKGPVEVKVDEFPRHGSNMDAMSKLRPCFVKDSSGTVTPGNASGINDGAAATVLMSQSEAERRGLKPMARIVSWSQAGLDPSIMGTGPIPAIRKAVEKAGWQLDQVDLFEINEAFAAQSIAVVKELGLNPDKVNVSGGAISLGHPIGMSGCRVLVTLLHALQRTGGQRGVASLCIGGGMGIAMCVERM